In one window of Helianthus annuus cultivar XRQ/B chromosome 17, HanXRQr2.0-SUNRISE, whole genome shotgun sequence DNA:
- the LOC110925723 gene encoding probable galactinol--sucrose galactosyltransferase 5, translating to MAPTLFKTDAKVNGGVNLEPMVTLVGSNFMADGHPILSDVPSNITTCLTPSGGCFVGFDAFEPSSRHVVSIGKLSGIRFMSIFRFKVWWTTHWVGSRGRDLEHETQMVMLETSDSGRPYVLILPLIEGRFRASLQPGNDDFVDVCVESGSTKVTDTCFKSVIYMQAGHDPYILVKKTMRVVKEHLGTFNLLDEKTPPGIVDKFGWCTWDAFYLKVHPQGVIEGVKGLVEGGCPPGLVLLDDGWQSISHDEDPIDSEGMNRTAAGEQMPCRLTNFLENYKFRDYKSPKPNAPNKGMGAFVRDLKEDFKSIDHVYVWHALCGYWGGLRPNIPGLPESRIVKPILSPGLEKTMEDLAVDKIVNNKVGMVPPEKVEQLYEGLHTHLESVGIDGVKVDVIHLLEMLCEDYGGRVELAKAYYKALTSSVRNHFKGNGVIASMEHCNDFMLLGTEAIALGRVGDDFWCTDPSGDPNGTFWLQGCHMVHCAYNSLWMGNFIHPDWDMFQSTHPCAEFHAASRAISGGPIYVSDSVGQHNFDLLRSLVLPDGSILRCQHYALPTRDCLFEDPLHDGKTMLKIWNLNKYTGVVGAFNCQGGGWCRESRRMKSASGCSHVVTSTICPNDVEWQNGKFPIFVDIVQAFALYMSHEKKLILAKPTDNLELALEPFTYELVTVSPITVLANKSVQFAPIGLVNMLNSGGAIQSVAFESDLNGSCMVQVGVKGAGEMRVFASEKPRECHINGENVDFKYEEHMVIVQVPWNATSLPIIEYVF from the exons ATGGCACCAACTTTGTTCAAAACTGATGCAAAAGTGAATGGTGGTGTTAACCTTGAGCCTATGGTGACACTGGTTGGTTCAAACTTCATGGCTGATGGCCATCCCATATTGTCCGACGTCCCATCAAACATTACCACGTGTTTAACGCCTTCTGGTGGTTGTTTTGTTGGTTTTGATGCTTTCGAACCGAGTAGTAGGCACGTGGTCTCAATCGGGAAGCTTAGTGGGATTCGGTTCATGAGTATATTCCGGTTCAAGGTTTGGTGGACGACTCATTGGGTTGGCTCACGTGGCCGAGACCTTGAGCACGAGACCCAAATGGTCATGCTTGAGACTTCTGACTCTGGGCGACCTTATGTTTTAATTCTTCCACTTATAGAAGGTCGTTTCCGGGCTTCTCTGCAGCCCGGAAACGATGATTTTGTGGACGTTTGTGTTGAAAGTGGGTCCACAAAGGTAACTGACACTTGTTTTAAAAGTGTCATTTACATGCAAGCGGGCCATGACCCGTATATTCTAGTAAAAAAAACAATGAGAGTTGTTAAGGAGCATCTTGGAACTTTCAACTTATTGGACGAAAAAACCCCACCCGGTATTGTTGACAAGTTTGGTTGGTGCACATGGGACGCGTTCTATCTTAAAGTGCACCCACAGGGTGTCATTGAGGGTGTCAAGGGTCTAGTTGAAGGCGGATGCCCACCCGGGCTCGTGTTGCTTGATGATGGGTGGCAGTCCATATCTCATGATGAAGATCCAATTGACTCAGAAGGCATGAACCGAACGGCCGCAGGTGAACAAATGCCCTGCAGACTTACCAACTTTCTTGAAAACTACAAGTTTCGAGACTATAAAAGCCCGAAACCAAACGCCCCTAACAAAGGCATGGGAGCCTTTGTTAGGGACCTCAAGGAGGATTTCAAGAGTATAGATCATGTTTATGTTTGGCATGCTCTTTGTGGATATTGGGGTGGGCTAAGGCCCAATATACCTGGGCTCCCGGAGTCTAGGATAGTGAAGCCCATATTGTCACCAGGACTTGAGAAAACTATGGAAGATCTAGCCGTTGATAAAATAGTGAATAATAAAGTTGGGATGGTCCCACCGGAGAAAGTAGAACAACTATATGAAGGTTTACACACGCATTTGGAATCGGTTGGCATTGACGGAGTCAAAGTTGACGTCATCCAT TTGTTAGAGATGTTATGTGAAGATTATGGTGGAAGAGTCGAGTTGGCAAAAGCATACTACAAAGCATTGACATCGTCCGTACGGAACCACTTCAAGGGCAATGGCGTAATTGCAAGTATGGAGCATTGTAACGACTTCATGTTACTAGGCACCGAGGCCATCGCCCTCGGTCGTGTTG GAGATGACTTTTGGTGCACTGATCCATCGGGTGACCCGAATGGCACATTTTGGTTACAAGGGTGTCATATGGTGCATTGTGCTTATAATAGTTTATGGATGGGGAATTTTATACACCCAGATTGGGATATGTTTCAATCCACTCATCCTTGTGCTGAGTTTCACGCTGCGTCTCGAGCCATTTCTGGTGGTCCGATTTATGTTAGTGATTCGGTTGGACAACACAACTTTGACTTGCTTAGGAGTCTTGTTTTGCCCGATGGCTCGATCTTACGTTGCCAACACTATGCCCTCCCAACCCGAGATTGTTTGTTTGAGGACCCACTCCATGACGGCAAAACCATGCTCAAAATATGGAATCTTAACAAG TACACTGGAGTTGTTGGAGCTTTCAATTGCCAAGGAGGAGGATGGTGTCGTGAATCAAGACGCATGAAATCCGCTTCTGGGTGCTCTCATGTCGTGACATCAACGATATGCCCCAATGACGTTGAATGGCAAAACGGTAAATTTCCAATATTTGTGGATATCGTCCAAGCCTTTGCACTATACATGTCCCATGAGAAGAAGTTGATCCTAGCAAAACCAACCGATAACTTAGAACTTGCACTAGAGCCATTCACATATGAGCTCGTGACGGTCTCCCCAATCACTGTTTTGGCCAACAAGTCAGTCCAATTTGCTCCCATTGGGTTAGTGAACATGCTTAACTCTGGTGGGGCAATTCAATCGGTTGCATTTGAGTCGGATCTTAATGGATCATGTATGGTTCAAGTCGGGGTAAAGGGTGCCGGAGAAATGAGAGTTTTCGCATCCGAAAAACCAAGAGAATGTCACATAAATGGTGAAAATGTTGATTTTAAGTATGAGGAACATATGGTCATCGTTCAAGTTCCATGGAATGCTACAAGTCTGCCCATCATTGAATATGTGTTTTGA